One Melanotaenia boesemani isolate fMelBoe1 chromosome 8, fMelBoe1.pri, whole genome shotgun sequence DNA segment encodes these proteins:
- the LOC121644996 gene encoding inner ear-specific collagen encodes MLSSLLGLLVLFSIGSAMLLPNTTKYMPEEEGSTADPNTIHWSAPSKEPLPEGMPSWWSNTRSMSPVMPPPGQPWPPSDNMTQGPDMPRMLLPTGPQLPPLPNTAICDMLLNAPVPPPIDQIPFFCICSHCKGTVGPKGDHGDRGPPGQPGSPGRQGMTGFKGNRGFTGPQGIKGQKGDNGEKGDTGMVGLMGTKGERGFKGDKGDQGSMGPPGQQGPAGETGTCPASCESVPGAPGLQGSPGMVGARGLPGLQGSVGPKGLKGDKGELGKPGEPGVNGIKGDQGEQGICHCTDGANGVDGRPGEKGDKGEKGNFGLPGTQGPIGMKGDQGNMGFMGPPGPCTPAIQSAFSACLNESFPRQNWPIAFSHILSNQQGHFDPSMGIYTAPVNGTYVFSFHLATSQKPLKVGMFLNFYPVVRITEISSQGSTSQTIVLHLNMRDRVWLQVKDTATNGIFVDSESSSTFSGFLLHPDNCDIPLGRHHMFMETYPMDGFGWDGPLPSTPMP; translated from the exons ATGCTGTCGAGCCTTCTTGGACTTCTTGTCCTGTTCTCCATCGGTTCAGCCATGCTGCTACCAAACACCACCAAATACATGCCCGAAGAGGAAGGCTCCACCGCTGATCCAAACACTATCCACTGGTCTGCTCCAAGCAAGGAGCCGTTGCCTGAGGGAATGCCCTCATGGTGGTCCAACACTCGCAGCATGTCCCCAGTAATGCCCCCCCCAGGACAGCCGTGGCCACCCAGCGATAACATGACTCAAGGCCCCGACATGCCGCGGATGTTGTTGCCCACCGGCCCGCAGCTGCCTCCGCTGCCCAACACAGCCATTTGCGACATGTTGTTGAACGCACCGGTACCTCCACCCATCGACCAGATCCCGTTCTTCTGCATCTGTTCACACTGCAAAGGAACTGTGGGGCCCAAAGGAGACCATGGAGACCGGGGCCCTCCAG GTCAACCTGGAAGCCCAGGAAGACAAGGGATGACGGGATTTAAAGGAAACCGAGGCTTCACAGGACCTCAGGGGATAAAGG GTCAGAAGGGAGACAATGGAGAGAAGGGAGATACTGGTATGGTTGGTTTAATGGGGACAAAAGGCGAGCGTGGGTTTAAAG GGGACAAAGGAGACCAGGGATCGATGGGACCCCCAGGTCAACAGGGTCCTGCGGGAGAAACCGGTACGTGCCCTGCCTCCTGCGAGAGTGTCCCAGGTGCACCAGGACTTCAAGGGTCACCTGGAATGGTTGGAGCCCGGGGCCTACCTGGGCTTCAGGGTTCTGTGGGACCCAAGGGTTTGAAGGGTGATAAGGGTGAATTAGGTAAACCTGGTGAGCCTGGTGTAAATggcataaagggtgaccaaGGTGAACAGGGAATTTGCCATTGCACAGATGGAGCAAATGGTGTTGATGGGAGACCAGGAGAAAAGGGTGATAAAGGGGAAAAAGGTAACTTTGGTTTACCGGGTACACAGGGACCAATTGGGATGAAAGGTGACCAGGGTAATATGGGTTTCATGGGGCCACCTGGTCCCTGCACCCCAGCAATACAGTCAGCATTCTCTGCATGTCTCAATGAGTCATTTCCACGTCAAAACTGGCCCATAGCTTTTTCACACATCCTTTCCAACCAGCAGGGACATTTTGATCCATCAATGGGGATTTACACTGCCCCCGTCAATGGTACTTATGTCTTCTCCTTCCACCTGGCAACTTCCCAGAAACCTCTTAAAGTTGGCATGTTCCTAAACTTCTATCCTGTAGTAAGAATAACGGAAATTTCCAGCCAGGGTTCAACCAGCCAGACGATTGTCCTCCACCTCAATATGAGAGACAGGGTATGGCTGCAAGTGAAGGACACTGCAACAAATGGCATTTTTGTTGACAGTGAAAGCAGCAGCACGTTTTCCGGGTTCCTGCTGCACCCAGATAACTGTGACATACCCTTAGGCCGACATCACATGTTCATGGAAACATATCCTATGGATGGCTTTGGGTGGGATGGTCCTCTGCCTAGCACTCCTATGCCATGA
- the saga gene encoding S-arrestin a: MSPKNVIFKKICKDKSVGVYMGKRDFVDRVDSVDPVDGVVVVDPEALEGRKVFVTLSCTFRYGRDDMDVLGVAFRRELYLSTRQVYPPLQDRDKGVHTKIQAKLLRKLGNNAYPFFFEFPDNLPCSVALQPAPHDVGKQCAVEFEIKAFSAESQDAKVRKRSTVKLMLRKVQYAPESQGEAPSVETTKDFIMSDKPLHVKASLDKELYYHGEPIKVNVSIKNDSNKNIKNVIISVDQVATVVLYSNDTYVKCVDIEESGDSVSAGATLQKVYKMLPLLANNRERRGIALDGKLKHEDTNLASSSVIKEGVLKEVLGIMVSYRVMVKLIVGSMMGSSEVGLEIPFRLMHPKPDAVRDSELEEEMVFQEFKRSYLKGIVGDDEDEEGNVSGGDDMAPKEK; encoded by the exons atggagTCGTTGTTGTTGATCCTGAGGCTCTGGAGGGGAGGAAAG TGTTTGTCACCCTATCCTGCACCTTCCGCTACGGCAGAGACGACATGGACGTGTTGGGTGTTGCCTTCCGCAGGGAGCTGTACCTGTCCACCCGACAGGTGTACCCGCCCCTGCAGGACCGCGACAAGGGGGTCCACACCAAGATCCAGGCTAAACTTCTGCGCAAGCTGGGAAACAACGCGTACCCGTTCTTCTTCGAG TTTCCAGATAACCTGCCTTGCTCAGTGGCCCTCCAACCTGCACCCCATGATGTTGGCAAG caaTGTGCGGTAGAGTTTGAGATCAAGGCGTTCAGCGCTGAGAGTCAGGACGCAAAAGTACGCAAACG GAGCACGGTGAAGCTGATGCTCAGGAAGGTCCAATACGCTCCAGAAAGCCAGGGCGAGGCACCTTCCGTTGAAACCACCAAGGACTTCATCATGTCGGACAAGCCGCTGCACGTCAAGGCCAGTCTGGACAAAGAG CTTTACTACCACGGTGAGCCCATCAAAGTTAATGTCAGCATCAAAAACGACTCCAACAAGAACATCAAGAACGTCATCATCTCAG TCGACCAGGTCGCCACGGTGGTGCTGTACTCCAACGACACCTACGTCAAATGTGTAGACATTGAGGAGTCCGG GGATTCAGTTTCGGCCGGAGCGACGCTGCAGAAGGTTTATAAGATGCTGCCTCTGCTGGCCAACAACAGGGAGCGGCGGGGCATCgctctggatggcaaactgaaGCACGAAGACACCAACCTGGCGTCATCCAGCGT catCAAGGAAGGTGTGTTGAAGGAGGTTCTGGGAATCATGGTATCATACAGAGTCATGGTGAAGCTCATCGTTGGCAG CATGATGGGATCGAG cGAGGTCGGCCTGGAAATTCCTTTCAGACTGATGCATCCCAAACCAGATGCAG TGAGGGACAG TGAGTTGGAGGAGGAAATGGTGTTCCAAGAGTTCAAGCGCTCCTACCTGAAGGGGATCGTCGgggatgatgaggatgaggaaggcAACGTGTCGGGGGGTGACGACATGGCGCCCAAAGAGAAGTAG